Proteins found in one Roseofilum capinflatum BLCC-M114 genomic segment:
- a CDS encoding M20 metallopeptidase family protein translates to MISSTLVPPSINLESVRLEIRALQPELVKWRRQIHQYPELGFEENLTSALVSKLLTQWGIDHQTAIARTGIVATITGQTPGPVLAIRADMDALPIDELNQVPYRSQHQGKMHACGHDGHTAIALGTARYLAQHRQNFSGTIKIIFQPAEEGPGGAKPMIEAGVLKNPDVDGLIGLHLWNSLPMGKVAVRSGPFMAAVESFKLLIMGKGGHGAMPDQTIDSVIVSAQIVNGLQTIVSRNVNPLQSAVVTVGELHAGTRHNVIADTAKLSGTVRYYDPQLQGYLQERIDQTIAGICQIHGATYDLNYWRQYPAVINDRRMANFVYSVAQEVVETSDKLLPDYQTLAAEDVSFFLQEVPGCYFFLGSANPERDLAYPHHHPRFNFDEIVLQMGVELFVRCAEQFAERYPL, encoded by the coding sequence ATGATTTCATCCACCCTGGTTCCTCCCTCTATCAATCTTGAGTCCGTAAGATTAGAAATTCGAGCCTTACAGCCCGAACTGGTCAAATGGCGAAGGCAAATTCATCAATATCCTGAACTCGGTTTTGAAGAAAATCTGACCTCAGCGTTGGTATCAAAACTATTGACCCAATGGGGCATCGATCATCAAACGGCGATCGCCAGAACCGGTATTGTCGCCACCATTACCGGCCAAACCCCTGGCCCCGTTTTAGCCATTCGTGCCGATATGGATGCCTTACCCATTGACGAACTCAATCAAGTCCCGTATCGATCGCAGCATCAAGGCAAAATGCACGCCTGCGGCCATGACGGCCATACGGCGATCGCCCTAGGAACCGCCCGCTATTTAGCCCAACACCGACAAAACTTTTCCGGAACCATAAAAATCATTTTCCAGCCCGCAGAGGAAGGGCCAGGGGGTGCTAAACCCATGATCGAAGCCGGGGTGCTGAAAAATCCAGATGTGGATGGCCTCATCGGTCTACACCTGTGGAATTCTCTACCCATGGGTAAAGTCGCCGTTCGCAGTGGCCCCTTTATGGCCGCCGTCGAATCCTTTAAACTCCTGATTATGGGCAAAGGCGGCCATGGAGCCATGCCCGATCAAACCATCGATTCAGTCATCGTCAGCGCTCAAATTGTCAATGGGCTGCAAACCATTGTCTCCCGCAACGTCAACCCCTTACAATCGGCCGTGGTTACCGTGGGTGAACTCCATGCAGGAACCCGCCATAACGTGATTGCGGATACGGCCAAACTAAGCGGAACTGTTCGCTATTACGATCCCCAATTGCAAGGCTATCTACAAGAACGTATCGACCAAACCATAGCCGGGATCTGTCAGATCCATGGAGCAACCTACGATCTCAACTATTGGCGACAATATCCCGCCGTCATCAACGATCGCCGCATGGCTAACTTTGTATATTCCGTCGCCCAAGAAGTCGTCGAAACCTCTGATAAACTGCTGCCTGACTATCAAACCCTAGCCGCCGAAGATGTCTCCTTCTTCCTACAAGAAGTGCCTGGATGCTACTTCTTCCTGGGTTCAGCCAACCCAGAGCGAGATCTGGCCTATCCCCATCACCATCCCCGCTTTAACTTCGACGAGATTGTATTACAGATGGGGGTAGAACTGTTTGTGCGCTGCGCCGAGCAGTTTGCCGAGCGTTATCCGCTCTAG
- a CDS encoding DUF6439 family protein — MSNLSTTETPIADQLSDLSTLEIAQVLAQRLAISSADWHKLKSNRTARAQEQAIAALIFLLNNQPEEALPRLQQATGWLDRSISAPPCPDHR; from the coding sequence ATGTCGAATCTTTCTACTACAGAAACCCCGATCGCCGATCAGCTCTCGGATCTCAGCACCCTAGAGATCGCCCAAGTATTAGCTCAACGACTGGCCATTTCTTCGGCCGATTGGCATAAACTCAAGTCTAATCGTACAGCCCGGGCCCAGGAACAGGCGATCGCCGCTCTCATTTTTCTGTTAAACAACCAGCCTGAAGAAGCGCTTCCTAGACTGCAACAAGCCACCGGTTGGCTCGATCGCTCCATTAGCGCTCCCCCTTGCCCCGATCATCGCTAG
- a CDS encoding ATP-binding protein produces MIAISPRPVRRQWNTISFASTLYLCPILDLLLTHIPSHVPSDWQEQVRLGLQEALVNAAKHGNNLDPGKQVHVRFSVSPDHHWWVISDQGCQGSEQCACIPISAADLPEHEAECGRGLFILHQIFDQVQWSPEDRELRLCKSWR; encoded by the coding sequence GTGATTGCTATTTCACCTCGTCCAGTGCGCCGACAATGGAATACCATTAGTTTCGCGTCTACTTTGTACCTGTGTCCCATACTCGATCTACTCCTCACTCACATCCCTTCTCATGTGCCTTCAGACTGGCAAGAACAGGTTAGACTCGGACTACAAGAAGCCCTAGTGAATGCGGCCAAACATGGTAATAATCTCGATCCGGGTAAGCAAGTTCATGTCCGTTTTTCGGTCTCCCCCGATCATCACTGGTGGGTCATTTCCGATCAGGGATGTCAAGGATCGGAGCAATGTGCCTGTATCCCGATCAGTGCAGCCGATCTTCCCGAACATGAAGCTGAATGTGGACGAGGTTTATTTATTTTGCACCAGATTTTCGATCAAGTGCAGTGGTCTCCAGAAGACCGGGAACTGCGGTTATGTAAAAGCTGGCGATAA
- a CDS encoding adenylyltransferase/cytidyltransferase family protein → MLYTLEQLQTKITADPQNWRPLVLTNGCFDLLHIGHLRYLQQAKALGRSLIVGMNSDRSVQQLKPNRPIIPQAQRAELVMGLKPVDGVVIFDSRTATGLIETLKPDIYAKGGDYTPDTLPEMPTVRACGCRLELIQIEVSTSTSSIIEKILAQGLQSL, encoded by the coding sequence ATGCTATATACCCTTGAGCAACTGCAAACCAAAATTACAGCAGATCCCCAAAACTGGCGGCCGTTGGTACTCACGAATGGCTGCTTTGACTTGCTGCATATTGGCCATTTACGCTATTTACAACAGGCAAAAGCTTTAGGGCGATCGCTGATCGTCGGCATGAATAGCGATCGCTCCGTACAACAGCTCAAACCCAATCGCCCCATCATACCCCAAGCCCAACGAGCAGAACTGGTCATGGGCTTAAAACCCGTTGATGGGGTCGTTATCTTTGACTCTAGAACCGCTACGGGCTTAATTGAAACCCTCAAACCCGATATTTATGCCAAAGGAGGAGACTATACCCCAGATACCTTACCGGAAATGCCAACCGTTAGGGCTTGTGGTTGTCGTCTGGAACTGATTCAAATTGAAGTCTCTACATCCACCAGTAGTATCATCGAGAAAATTTTAGCTCAGGGCCTCCAATCGCTGTGA